One Kribbella sp. NBC_00662 genomic region harbors:
- a CDS encoding MFS transporter: protein MRSLGAVAFPRELGADFRKIWPASIISNLGDGAMAAAGPLLVASITSEPAAVGAAAFLQQLPWLLFALFSGVLVDRLDRRLMIVAADTFRAIVLVALGTAVLLDTSPLWAIYVALFLLGTAETLADNASGALLVSAVPKEHLGKANARLFASATVLQQLGGPPLGALLFAAGAGIPLVFDAVTFAAAAALIARVAVRPPLPDPSTRAAIWREVHEGVRWLWQHTGVRTLALSILVMNITFCAAFATWVLFARERLGLSETQFGLLISVGAVGGVLGMPTYHFLEPRVGSVTLLRAGLVIETTVHLILALTRNPWVAGATMAVFGVHAVVWGIVSTTTRQLVTPDALMGRVNSVYLLASVGGAAIGSALGGLLAQRFGLAAPFAIAFVAMVVMTAVAWRPLRHVSVRRVPAAD from the coding sequence ATGCGTTCGCTTGGCGCTGTTGCGTTTCCGCGTGAGCTCGGAGCTGATTTTCGGAAGATCTGGCCGGCCTCGATCATCTCGAACCTCGGCGACGGTGCCATGGCGGCCGCCGGTCCACTGCTCGTTGCCTCGATCACCAGCGAGCCTGCTGCGGTAGGTGCTGCCGCGTTCCTGCAGCAGTTGCCCTGGTTGCTGTTTGCGTTGTTCAGCGGCGTGCTGGTCGATCGGCTCGACCGCCGGTTGATGATCGTTGCCGCTGACACCTTTCGCGCGATCGTCCTGGTCGCGCTCGGCACCGCCGTACTGCTCGACACCTCGCCTCTGTGGGCGATCTACGTCGCGTTGTTCCTCCTCGGTACGGCGGAAACGCTTGCAGACAACGCATCTGGCGCATTGCTCGTCAGCGCCGTACCGAAGGAACACCTCGGCAAAGCGAACGCCCGATTGTTCGCGAGCGCCACAGTTCTCCAGCAACTCGGCGGGCCGCCGCTAGGTGCTCTGCTGTTCGCGGCGGGCGCCGGCATCCCGCTGGTCTTCGATGCGGTCACCTTCGCGGCCGCAGCAGCTCTGATCGCGCGCGTCGCGGTACGTCCGCCACTGCCCGACCCCTCCACCCGCGCAGCGATCTGGCGTGAAGTCCACGAGGGAGTCCGCTGGCTCTGGCAGCACACCGGCGTACGGACGCTCGCACTATCGATCTTGGTCATGAACATCACGTTCTGCGCCGCGTTTGCGACCTGGGTGCTGTTCGCCCGTGAACGGCTCGGTCTGAGCGAGACACAGTTCGGTCTGCTCATCTCTGTCGGCGCGGTCGGCGGCGTGCTCGGCATGCCGACGTACCACTTCCTGGAACCGCGCGTCGGCTCCGTGACCCTGCTCCGCGCCGGCCTGGTCATCGAAACGACAGTCCACCTGATCCTGGCGCTCACGAGGAACCCGTGGGTCGCCGGCGCGACTATGGCCGTTTTCGGCGTCCACGCCGTGGTGTGGGGCATCGTCTCGACGACTACACGTCAGCTCGTCACTCCGGATGCCTTGATGGGCCGGGTCAACAGTGTGTACCTGCTGGCTTCGGTCGGTGGTGCCGCGATCGGCTCGGCACTCGGTGGCCTGTTGGCGCAGCGGTTCGGACTGGCTGCTCCGTTCGCGATCGCGTTCGTCGCCATGGTGGTCATGACTGCGGTGGCGTGGCGTCCGCTCCGGCATGTCTCGGTACGGCGGGTGCCTGCAGCAGACTGA